The genomic window TAATATCCTGTGCACAATGCACAGTTGTAAGCTATTTTTTCTAGTTCATTATTTTGACTCTAAAATAGTTGACTTTTGAAATCCTTTGCCATGTTTTGACATAGATTGTAAATGACAGTATGATTACATGCATCTTGCCTTCGATTGCATTTCTCTAGGTCGTGACAAAATCTGAACCTTCAGAAAAAGCAACAAGCGCTGATGCACAACCAACTCAGGTTATTAATGAGCTCCGCAGGAGTTACACTAGCAAGTTGGAAGAGGTAATATTCAGTAGAtgagtgtttttttcttgttctctTTTAAGGAATCATATTTCTATTTAATATGCTTTATTGCTTTATCCAATGTATTTTTCAGTCAGAGATGCGGAAACAGGAATTGTTAGCTCAATTGGCAGCGGAAGAACAACGTGGGCATGAACTCACAAAAATAGTCAAGGAATTGCTACCTACTCCTAAGAAGAATATGAATTCGGAAAGGCAACCACGATATAGAAGAGTAAGTTTTCTTCACTGTATTGCTACTTCTTCCTTTGTTATTGAGAATCTGCGAATTCAgactttatgtatatatatattccagaGAAGCAATGATAGAGCCAGGGTGTCAAGACGTCTTACTGAAGAGGCTGAGCAATACTTCGAAGATTTCCTGTCAAATGTTGAAGATACTGATTTTTCATCTTTTGATGGAGAAAGAAGTGATACAAGTTCAAGCAGAAGAGATGTGGTACAAAACACCAAGATCGAAACTCCAATAGCGCTTCCAAAAGTTGCTTCACCCGTCGAGGCAGACGGGGTTGTCCTTCCCTGGCTGCAATGGGAAACAAGCAACGACCTTCAAACCTCTCCATGCAAACCAAAGATACAGGTGACGATAACCATCTCTGTTCTCTCTATGCTAAGTTGTGCTTGTTGTACTTATTTGTATGTCGTTATTGATATTCTGCGAAATTGTTTAACAACACATTTTTAACTGCAGTAAGTAGAATGCcaatattttgagaaaaaaatgctCTCTGTTATGTGTTTTCTACATATAACATCTTTGTTAGTAATTGTTATCAACATACCATCGCATTGTGGTGCCTGATTAACTGACCATTTCAGGGAGCAAGTACCGCATGCAGCACCAGCAGTCGCACTATGAGCAGCCGCGGGAGTTGGAGTCCTGGAGATCATGATAGCGCAGCTGGCTCCAAGGATACACTTCTGACAAGGTTCGAGGAGGCTGCGTCTCGCCGAAGCAGCTGCCCCGATAACACTCAAAGATCGTCATTTCACATCGATGACTACATGCATTTGCGGAGGAGCCACGATCTTCTCTTGGAGCGATGGAGGCAAAAAGAAAGAATTGGCGACGGTGGCCTTATCCTGTGCAGTAGATCATCAATAATGTAGGTTATGGCCCATGGTTCATATGTAGAAGCAGATGATTAGCATATCAAAAACAATGTAGCCATTATTCATCTGTGTGCTTACCCATTAGGTTGTTGGTTGTGATGAGCTAAGGCCAAAAGTGTGTACATTTGCAAACTTGACATAATTACTTCATGGACCTGTGGTGCTTAGCTATATTCTAAATTTGTATAGACGTTTGCTTTTAACTTAGTCCTAAATTTGTTTACCAACCTCAGCCATAAAGATATACGAAATCCTTTCCCTTTGCTTGGACTGAGCCATGAGGCCCATGACTCTTCGCCCGGACTTTCTTCCCCTTGGGTCCAGTTGCACCTCTTCGCATTCAGCTTCCTCTACAGCGTCGGGTACTTAAGGAAAAGCCAACTGGATTGcttaaaatttgacaaattaagctttttttaaaaaaaaaatcatctgcaTACTCTAGTTAGAAACAAAACTTTAAGGGTTCAAaaggattttaattaatttgttaaattttcTGATCGGAATGAGCGGTTGCGGAGAGCCGGAGATGGAGACGAAGAGTTCGCAGGCTGACACGCAACAGTTGGCAGGCTGAGCTCTCGTGACCCACCTTTTGTCCTCCGGTCCCACACGCTCCGGAGAATCTCAGATAAATCCGATGAACGGCTCAGATGCTGTTTCTCTCTAGATCGTTCGGTCAGAAATCGTTTCCGCTACTTTATTATGAGGTGGTACCAACGGTGGGACCCACactcatctccctcctggtctCCTGTAGCTCTTCTTCAACCTTTGGAGCTCTCGAAAAAGAGCAACAATGGCTAACAGCCCGAATCTCATTTGAGGGCCTCAAACTCTAAGACTGAATTCTACTCTTGAGAAGAAGATTTATATTCTAGGGAGTAGAATTTGGTCATAGAATTTGTGATCTCAAATAAATATGGAAGCAAGCCTCAAATCTCAGATTATGGTTTATcaggaaggaggagtgcttcaAGCATCTGCGAGGAAGAACCCATTCAGATTACGCTGCACTTTTTTGTTCTCTCGCCTCCCATCCCCATCTCCGCGTCTCGCGACCCCGAGCTCTTCCTCGCCTcgccgatcgccgccgccgctctccggcgAAGCGCGGATcgagccgccgccatccgccatGGCGGATCCCGTGGAGCTCGGAGCGCCTCCCTCCCCCgagcccctctctcccttgaGGGAGCTGATCGCCGTCCCCACCGTGGTGTacgtcgccgacgaggaccCCAAGTTCGCCGCTCTCGCCGACCAGGCGTACGCCGGGTTCCCCTTCCTCTTCGTCAGTCGTCACCATGGTACGTTCCTCtcatccccttctcctcctcctcctcgtgttGTTCTAAACTAATCTatgtgctcctcctcctcctccatgtgTTGTTCTAAACTAATCGATGTGTAGTTGTGCAATTGTGCTCCTCCTGTTCATCCTATACTAACAAATTGCTTGTGAAGGTATGTTTAGAATCTCATCCGAAAAACCTTGTTCCAGATTTCATATGTAGATGTTCTTTGGCCAAATGGCATGTATCTCGTCAAAAGCTTCATTGCAAAGGCTGCAAATCTGGTTATGAGGCCAGTGTCGCCTCAGCGAGTTCTCAGCTGCATGGGTCTTTTGCTGCATCAACAGCCATAGAATGCTACCAATTACTTCTAGATcctttaggttgtgtttagtgaAGTGAACATCATCATCTGTGTACAGAGATCATCTGAAACGGGCTATGTTTTGGTCAAGAGGAGAGACCGAGAGAGTAAATAAATTGCTTTTGCCACCTCAAAAACCTTCTGCAGACCCCTTGCATGCATGGTATCATCTCCTGGTGCTGTAGGCAAAACTCTAGAAGTGAACGTGGCTAGGTGGTTGGAGTGTTGGACTCCCAGTTCCTCCATTTTATATCAAAACCTGTAGAACCTCCAGCAAATAAGGCCAGCAATACATTTTCAAAAGCTTTTGAAATATCCAGTTTAAAGAAGAGTGAAGGAGTCCTTTTTTCTTGAGAGGAGTTGGATTATGTTTTGAACATAAAGGAAATTTTCATGAATCGATCTCTTATGAATGAAGATAATTTGATTCATTGACACCAACTCATTTAATCTAGGGGCAAGGCGATTAGCTAGAACTTGTGCCACAATTCGGGCAAAACTGTGCATCAAACTTATTGGGTGAAAATGCTACAGTCTTATTGCCCCTTTGTTCTTGGGAAAAAAGCAAATAAATGCTGAATTGAAGTACTCAAGTGGTCAGTGTTGTTTGCTAGGAAGAACTGAACTGCCTCCAAAGATCGTCCAATAATGTTATCCTCCAATGTAATACTACCTCCCCaagatataagggattttggcaATGCAGATCCcgtatattatgggatggaggtagtatcttCTTTCTAGTATGTTAATCCATGCTCTGCAGTTGCACCCATGTTCAATATAAACTGATGGAGGTAGTATCTTCTTTCTGGTATGTTAATCCATGCTCTGCAATTGCACCCATGTTCAATTTAAACTTCTTGTATGGACTGTGATGGACCAAGATAAACCTTCATTTCTCAGTATGATCTGAGCTAAGAGGGAATAGTTACCCAGAACTTAAGTTATAGGGCTATTTGAACTACTCTTTGCTTTGTTCTGTCTGTATATTAATAATGTTTGAGATGCATCCTCTCTTGTGTCCTCTATTAGATATCTATTCATTTATGCGGAATGATAAATTGACTAATTGCCCTGATTTGTGTAGAGCCTAAAAGCCCTGGCCTACAAAAGGATGGATCTAAATGAACTCGATGAAGAGCACAGTGCTCATTACCTTCGCCTAAGGCTTGAGGAGAACCAACTTCAGGAGGCCATGGAAGGTATGGCGGCTGGTGGAGAAGAAATGAGGGTGGCGCTGGCCAGGATGGAGACCCTGAAGAAATCGGTGCAGTTTCATTTTCGCCGTATGCAATACGCAGCGCATGAGTTGCGGAAGGTGGTGCTTAAAGAGGAAGAGATGTACAAGAAGCTGGGTATGTCAATGCGCATTCTTATGTGAATTTGGAGGGAATGAAACAGAGTTTGCGTGCCTTGATTATTTTCTGACAATTTGCCTACTGTTTTGCAGTTACCCTGACCAACTGAGCCAAGGGAGAATGGCGTAACGATGGCTTCTGTGGTGTAATCTGGGGGTAAATGTCTCTGTGCTCAAGAATTCTCCTCTCATGAGACCTGTTTCCATCTCTTGCCACGTAACTACTCCACGTACTAGAACTTGGACTTGCATGGTCGATCGAGTAATGGGATCTTTTATGTTGTTGACTTGTTGCCCATGCTTGTTTGGATTCAGTGCAGCCAAAACTTTTGTTTGCTATAGCATCCATTGTCTGTTACAGTATTTGAGGAAGTGAAGAAGCATCTTCAGTCCgtcaagtttgttttttttttttctgtttttgtttttttgccacTGTGGAATCCGACTAGGATTACCTAGAACGAGTCAGACTTGGCGCGTGCCCCCCTTTAAATAGGAGATCCCCGTAGACCCCCCTGTGTCTCAAATCAGATCGAGATCGATCGAAAGTTGAAAGCTGAAACTTGAAAAGTTGAAAGCCGCATTGCCTCCCATGGCGGCGAAGAGGAAGgagccggagacggcggcggcagaggaggaccCGTCGGACTGGATCGGGGCCGTGGCGAGCGTGTTCAGGATGCTTGGCGAGATGAGGGagcgggagaagagggaggaggaggagctgcgcGAGGAGAGGGAGCTCGCCGcgtgggtggcggcgacgagggccGAGAGCTACGCCAGGTTCAACATGCGCTTGccgacgccggaggaggaggcggcgttcGCCCGCGACCACGCCCACGAGATAGACTTGTCCGTCCTTAGGCCGGAGGACTACGGAGAGAGCAAGCGCCGCGTCGGCAACGATGGCATCCTCCGTCGCCTCGACTAGGCAATACTAATaatcaaatcaatcaatcaatctcgATCCATGGATTTTCCAGCTAGTTAGCTAGGTTAACCGATTCATGTTTCAAAATCCTAGTACTATGTCGCAGCTTGTTTATCCCGTAGTGTGTCATCTGATGACTTGCTTTTAGCATGTTTTTTGATTCTGTTAATTTTGATCAAGGTGAAATTTGTCACACATCTGTCATGCATTACTATTATGCTATAAACATGAAAATTTGACAAGCCGTCTTCGATGAGTTCGTGTTACTTTGCCTTCCAGTGTCACCCTGCAATTAAGCAAACCAACAAACGTTTTTACTCACAACAAAGCCAAGCGCAAAATTGTCGTTCGATCGTGGCACACGTCaatgcactgcactgcactcgCTTTACTTACATCGTGGACGACTTCTCGCAGAGGAGCTCCACCAGCTGCCGCGACACGCGCCGCACCTGCATATACGCTCGCAATTGCTTGCGCCATCAGACGACTAACTCACGAAAGAAATTAATGATCTGATCTGTGATGTGTGTGGCTTGCCTTCGTGGACACAGTCCAAGTGATCCCCTCGGTGCAGGGCGGCGTGGTGAAGGAGCCCGTGTAcctgtagatttttttttgaacacgtaaaaaaatattacacgttaatatattaaaagaaaatagagCTTTAGTTACATAACGTGACAGGCCAGAACGGCCCGTGTACCTGTAGTAAACGCCGCTGCCCTTCACCGGCCACCTCGGATCCACGCCGTCGTCGATCTCCACCTCGTGCCTCTTCCTCCTTTTGGCCACCCTCTTGATGTATGGCTCcagctactccctctgtattttaatatatgacgccgttgacttttcgaccaatgtttaaccatttgttttattcaaaatttttgtgcaaatataaaaatatttatatcatgcttaaagaacatttaataataaatcaagtcacattaaaataaatgataattacataaattttttgaataagacgaattgtcaaacgttagacaaaaaatcaatggcgtcatacattaaaatatggaggtagtacattgTAGACATCGATCACATGTTACAATGTTACGTGTAGTAGAAATACTATAGAACGATATACTATTATAGCGAAATAGCTAACGTCAACATGATACAGATTCTGATACCTATGGTATCATGCTAACATCAACATGATACTTAGTAATATCATGCTCAGATCCGCTACTTACGTATCATGCTGATGTCATCATACCTATACGGTGTATCATATTTGGTATTAAAGGTACCAGATCGGTATATATTTGCTATTCCGTTACAACGGTATACTTTTTCGTAGTCTTCCTCTACGgcggtgttcttttcttctgaagatgaagattaagttttttacacaaaatgaggtggtattaaggtatgattgattgagtttacaaacttggaaaatagattaatatgatattttggagCAACTgtcgtatagaaaatttttgcacaAAACGCGTCgattagcagtttgaaaagcgtgtcacgaaaatcttaatgttcattcaactcttgttggagaaaagaacgggacctaCGTGCAGGGTTCACTTTATCAGTTAGGTCGATCGTGTTGGAGGTCACCAAAATCTTGAAATTTTGgtctgaaattttgaacaaaatttagttgagtTTGAACAAATATGACCAAAATTCATGacaaaattgaaaaattgaaaaatttccgtcgaagtaatatcgtatcggaggggAACGAAATGACCGAcgtccgaaatttccaaccctgccTACGTGTAGATAGTAGAAGATGTGGAACAGAGGGTGATCACCATGTCCAGGGTGgcgtcgcggcggtggccgaTGTCGAACAGCTGGGCGACGACGGCGTAGCGGCCGTCGCGTGTCTCGCTCTGGTGCAGCATGTGCAGCTCCAGGTCGTACCGGCGGCCGTCGACGGCGTGCTCGCTCGGGGAGTGCCAGTGCATCTGCCGCAGCGCGTACGCCTCGGCGTCGACCACCaccccgccggcgtcgccgtcgaacCTCACCATGATGTCGTGGCCGCGGTTgacgagggaggcggcggcggtcgtagccgccgcggccgccggcggcgatggcggcggccgcggagagGCGGATGGGGGATTGGCGGCGGCCGAAGCCGAAGGAGCAGGCGGCCCAATCCCGCCTGATGTGCCCCCACCGCTCcggcccgtcgtcgtcgccgcgacGGTAGCTGAACTCCATCTCGTCGTCTGCACGCAACGATCAATCGATCGAGCAGTATTCAAATTCAATCACCAATTAGCTAGTACTTAGCTGCTGCAACATGTAATATaaaagcgatcgatcgatggagagTGAAAGCTACCCGGTTTCTTGCTGCGCTCGAGCATGCCGGATCGagccgagcagcagcaggaggaggaatgagacggcggcggcgaggaagacgacggcgccgTTGGTGTTCGAGGGCGCGTGCATTTCGGCGGCGAGCGCTAGCTCGCTGGCGTGCGTGGGTGCAGCTGGCGCGCGCGTCCACGATTCCACTGGTTTGATCACCGGTTTTACcgtgcgccggcggccgcgccgtcaCGCGTAACACGCGGCGCCGGCAtatgcggcggcgggagaggacgCCTGCACGCTTTACGTGTGACTACAAATGAAGTACATGCCTCgagataaaaaattaaataaattcaaatagtACTACAACGCTAATTTGTTTTTACGAAACATATAACGTAATCGAAGTTCGGTGGGTAGGAATTAGGAAGTCATCCACGTGATTTTTTTTACGGATTTGCTAAACATGTTGCGCCATATTTTGTTCCTCATCTCAGTCGGATTCTAGACCATTGATGCCATTGAGATTCGTGTAGCAGTAGTACGTGATTAGCGTAAACAGGAACCACCTATTTAATAGTAGCGTAGCATTAGCACGGACATGTAATTAGTAGGAGTAAATATAAACAAATTTGAGTATCGGTGATTAGCATACATGTTAGTTACATCATATTTACACagtaattacatactaattacatatgtaattttgatatttatatatgtaattttgataTTTACACTTTAAacacactaaaattacatatgtaatttagagatttacaatgtaaatacctgttgactattttttggtgaaaaatatagcgccataaatatagctacttcttttttttaagttgtagCTCCTTTGAGTAAAGACCGGGATGTTATCTATTCCATTAAAAATCcacgtgattttttttcaacaatctTCAAATTTGACGGtgattatattttttccttttctttttttggaaaattagATGTGGTTTAATCCGTGAAAGAATAAATGGGCCACATAAGCCCAAACCTGGGCTATCACAAATGCCAccgaaataagttcactttgggtctctctatttgtcgcccagtccgatttcATCCCTTgatcgcaaaaccgggtacgacaggtcctccaacttacgaaaccatttaaataaggtccctcggcagtatttgaccccggtttagctgaggtggcgcctacgtggctaatttgactcggtctttatctgacgtggcattgacgtggtgaTTATGTGGCAATTCaatccaaaaaataataaatcctatgggacccacatgtcagttttacACACACAATAATAGAAaattggtggggcccacgtggaccccacctgtcatcttcACTACCCCTTATCtctatccccctctctctctatcctctctccccCACTGCTCCCCATCGTCATTGTTGCTCTCCTCTCCGTCTTCctccgtggcgggcggcggagggggcgacGAGCGGGGCGGAGAggccctccaccaccgccacgacCTCACCGCCTGCCTGCTCCCCCTTCGCGCAGCTCCGCGCCCATTCAGTGAGCTGCTCTGATGACGCTGGAGTCCGCGCCGGTGCGAAGAGCCCGGCAGCCGGCGTGCGGAGGCGAGGTGCGCTCCTCCGCCGAGGCCGTTGGTGGTAGGCTGAGGTGGCCCGGCTGTCACCGTGCTCGTGAACGATGGTTAAGGAAAAAAGTGAAAAGGATGTGTTTATTTAGCCGGTAATTAATTAACAGAGCTAACCAAAATCACCAGGTTGCTTCTGGTGGCCGCCGAGATTTCATGCCGCATTTCGCCGACGAGAATTtagccatggcggcgccgccgccgacggcccgCGGCGAGCCGGCTGTTGATGGGCGATGCCGCTTCTGCCATGGAgatccgcccgccgctgcctcccgccggcgagtGGCGACATCTCTGGCGCCACCGCGTGGCGCCGAACTACTGCTGCACCCCTCCGCCCACGTGCACGGCTCTGAACTCCGCGCGGGgtctgcgccggcgccgcggacgAAGACGAGGAGTAGCTTCTCGGGGCGGGCGGCGCCCCCCACGTGGAGCCCCTCCCCCCagcgctcccgccgccgacaccCAGCCTTCTCCCGTGTCGTCGTTGTCGCGTCGTCGGCCACCACTGCCGGACCTCCTTGTGACGCcgtggagagggagggaggaggaagaagagaaggatgagaatgacatgtggggcccacgtgggccccatcatttttattaatttgtgcgttaaactaacatgtgggtcccatgtggATTAATATTTTTCTACATCGAATtgccatgtcaatgccacgtcagatgaagactgaGTCAAATTAGCTACATAGGCGTCACGTCGGTcaaaaccgccctccatacTACCGAGGGACCTTGTCCGGTTTtcataagttgggggacgggtcatacccgtttttgtggttcagggatgaaaatcggactgagcgacaaatagagggacccaaagtgaacttattccaatgcCACCATAGAACAAGGCCCAAAACACAACACAACCATCGGTTCACGCTCAtcgtgtgggacccacttgtccgCCGCACAGTgcccctccgcgccgccctctGTTTTGCCGCCGGGAaaacctccgcctccgccgccgccgccgctgccggcggccgGGTGAGTTCGCGATCCGATGGCCGGATCGGGATCGCTCCTCCCGCCGCGCTgaaggcgcgggcgaggcgaggcgcatCCGTCTTAGGTATGGCCCCAATCCTCGCTCCTCGTACGTGCATAGTTCGATCATGTTGTGTTCGTGTaattgttccaaaaaaaaattttcagTTCTCTCCGATCA from Oryza glaberrima chromosome 6, OglaRS2, whole genome shotgun sequence includes these protein-coding regions:
- the LOC127777014 gene encoding uncharacterized protein LOC127777014 encodes the protein MEASLKSQIMVYQEGGVLQASARKNPFRLRCTFLFSRLPSPSPRLATPSSSSPRRSPPPLSGEARIEPPPSAMADPVELGAPPSPEPLSPLRELIAVPTVVYVADEDPKFAALADQAYAGFPFLFVSRHHGTFLSSPSPPPPRSLKALAYKRMDLNELDEEHSAHYLRLRLEENQLQEAMEGMAAGGEEMRVALARMETLKKSVQFHFRRMQYAAHELRKVVLKEEEMYKKLVTLTN
- the LOC127776673 gene encoding uncharacterized protein LOC127776673, producing the protein MAAKRKEPETAAAEEDPSDWIGAVASVFRMLGEMREREKREEEELREERELAAWVAATRAESYARFNMRLPTPEEEAAFARDHAHEIDLSVLRPEDYGESKRRVGNDGILRRLD